The Dreissena polymorpha isolate Duluth1 chromosome 10, UMN_Dpol_1.0, whole genome shotgun sequence genome includes a region encoding these proteins:
- the LOC127847218 gene encoding zinc finger and BTB domain-containing protein 41-like — protein sequence MTTRSTDSQEPGQTTSVHTGEVDETSTETKEHSDTAHEYNSQDAAENMLNSESSDIDDSDNDKEYIPEEGDAASDESIVVELIPNIQRFQKKTASTLPPVESLQSRERDESSAKAHKTNITIAQTNNSEYRHYDKRFYCMFCEKAQIKLKKTFAFAA from the exons atgactactagatctacggacagccaggaaccaggacaaacaacatccgtacacacgggagaagtcgatgagacg AGTACCGAAACTAAAGAACATAGCGACACTGCACACGAGTACAATTCACAAGATGCAGcagaaaatatgttgaacagtgaatcatcggatatcgat GATAGTGACAATGACAAAGAATATATTCCGGAAGAAGGCGATGCAGCGTCAGATGAGTCGATAGTTGTCGAACTCATACCAAACATTCAAAGATTTCAAAAGAAGACAGCGTCAACACTACCTCCTGTTGAATCCTTGCAATCTCGTGAACGTGACGAATCATCCGCAAAGGCACACAAAACCAACATCACCATCGCTCAAACAAATAACAGTGAATACAGACATTACGATAAGagattttattgcatgttttgcgaaaaggctcaaataaaactaaaaaaaacatttgcttttgCAGCATAA